The Bdellovibrio bacteriovorus W nucleotide sequence GGTGAAGCGAACTTCTCTGATCACGGAGCAAACCGTTTAGGTGCCTCTGCGTTGATGCAAGGTTTAGCTGATGGTTACTTCGTACTTCCGTACACGATCGGTAACTATTTAGGTGGAACTAGTTTTGAAAAAGTGACGACTACAAACGACGCATTTAAACATGCTGAAGATGAAGTTAAAAAAGATATTTCAAAATTGATGAACATCAAAGGTTCGCGCACAGTTGATAGCTTCCACAAACAGTTAGGCCATGTCATGTGGGAATACTGTGGAATGGGTCGCAATGAAGCGGGACTTAAAAAAGCTCTTGAGGAAATTCCTAAAATTCGCGAAGAGTTCTGGGAAAACGTACGCGTTCCAGGTGATGCAAACTACTTAAATCCTGAGTTAGAAAAAGCTGGAAGAGTTGCAGACTTCCTAGAACTTGGTGAGTTGATGTGTCGTGATGCTCTTGAAAGAAAAGAATCTTGCGGCGGTCACTTTAGAGAAGAGTACCAAGTTGAGGGTGAAGCAAAACGTGACGACGAAAACTTCTGCCACGTTGCCGCTTGGGAATACACAGGCCCGAATAAAGCTTCTGTAAGACACCAAGAAGAACTTCAATTTGATAACGTTCATCTAGCAACTCGTAGCTATAAATAAGAGGCGTAAAATGTCTGATAAGAATATTGATTTAAAATTAAGAGTTTGGCGTCAAAAAGGTCCGAAAGATGAAGGGAAATTCATCGAGTACGACGCAAAGAACGTTTCTGTCGATGCATCTTTCTTAGAGATGCTCGACGTTGTGAACGAAGAGTTGGTATCTAAAGGTGATGAGCCTATTGCGTTTGACCATGATTGCCGCGAGGGAATCTGTGGAACTTGTGGCTTCATGATTGATGGTGAAGCCCATGGAAAGCTTCGCAGCACCACGGTTTGCCAATTGCACATGAGAAACTTCGCAAACGGAGAGACATTAACTCTCGAGCCATTTAGAGCTGAAGCATTCCCAGTTATTCAAGACTTGATGGTAAATCGTGCGGCTTTTGATCGCATTATTTCTTCAGGTGGTTTTGTGAGCCAAAATACTGGAAATGCACAGGATGCGAACTCGATTTTAGTAGCTAAAGCAGATGCAGATGAAGCGATGAACTCTGCAACTTGTATTGGTTGCGGAGCGTGTGTGGCAGCTTGTAAGAATTCTTCAGCGGCGTTATTTACGTCAGCTAAAATTTCGCACATGGCTTTGTTGCCGCAAGGTCAGGTTGAGAGAAAAGAAAGAGCTGAGCGCATGGTGGCTGCCATGGATTCAGAAGGTTTTGGTGCTTGTACAACGACGGGCGCGTGTGAGGCAGCTTGTCCTAAGGACATTCAATTAACGAACATCTCAAGAATGAATAGAGAGTTCTTTAAGGCGATCACGACAAAACGTGAAAAGCATTCTGACGGCGGAGCGGGCTAAGACGCTCTCTCTATATATTAAGTGTTTTTTAAAGGGAGGTTGTAAAACCTCCCTTTTTATTTGTCAGATATCATTCCATAAAAATCTCTCTGTGCAACCCTTCCAATTTGCAATTTAGTTTTATTAAAATCCAGTCATTTCAAGCACGTAAGTTCAATTGCTCTTCTTCTCAGAATAAATTTTTAGCCCGAGATTAACCTTTAAACTCTGCAGCTAGAATCTTAAATATTAGGAACGGATAGCACTTCATCTCTGAAATTTTCCTCAAGCTCCTAATAAAAAAGCCGACTAGACCAAGGAATGGATATGAAAAAAATTGGCGAAATTATGGGCGAACTAGGATTCAACTCTCAAGCACCGGACAGTGTGAAAGAGGCCTTCATTAAGCATCTTATCAGAGCTTCTACGGGTGTGACTGTGGAGACTCCCTCCGAAAGAAGAGCTGTGGAGAGCAATCCTCAACAAGTAAAGAAGATCCACAAAACACCTCCCCCGCAGCAGTTGAGCTTTGATTTTTCAGAGAGCTCTGCGGTCAATTCTCAGAAAAAAGCAGTCTCTTAGTCGGGCAAAACTAGAGTTTAGCACTCGAAGACCTAGACCTATGTCTAGAAAAACCCAGACTTTTGCCTAAAATTTTATCAAATTTGTCTCATTTTAAGATTTTGTTAAACAGGACCCCTTCACGTTGGTACCATTTTGGAACTGGTAAAGAATTTTTCAAATCACCCCAGTGAAGGAGTACATTATGAAAGGGCTTATCGGAAGAGCCGTAGCAGCTGGATTACTACTTACAGGACTTAATGCTTATGCATCAGCCCCTGAATCAGTTCCAGGTGAATACATCGTTAAACTTAAGGACTCTTATTCTGTAAAAGCGTCTGCAAACGTTTTAAGTCAACAGCTTGGTTCTTTTGTAAAAGACACCATTCCTGGTCAAAACATCGTTGTTATCAAAAGACCAGTGTTTGAACTCCAAAACAACGTAGTAAAAACATTGAGTGAAAACCCATTGGTAGATATCGTTGAGCCGAACTATATCTATAGAATTAACAAAACTCCAAACGATCCACTTCTTGGAAACCTTTGGGGCATGATCAATAACGGTCAAGCAGACTCTCAAAGACGTGAGGGTATTGCTGGAATCGATATCGGTGCTGAGGCTGCTTGGGACATCACAACAGGTTCTCGTGATGTGATCGTTGCGGTTATTGATACTGGTATCAACTTCAACCATCCAGATTTAAAAGATAATATGTGGGTTAACGAAGCTGAAGCAAACGGTGTTGCTGGTGTAGACGATGATGGCAACGGTATCGTAGATGATATCTATGGTGCAAACTTTGTAACAGCTTCTTCACCTACGGGAAATCCTCTTGATGACCACGGTCACGGTTCACACTGTGCGGGCACAATTGGTGCGACGGGTGATGATGGTAAAGGTATCGTAGGGGTTGCTTGGAACGTGCGTATGATGGGTGTTAAATTCCTATCTCGCAGCGGTTCTGGATCTCTTGATGGTGCTTTGAAATCTATCGACTATGCAACTTCAATGGGTGCGAAAATTCTTTCTAACTCTTGGGGCGGCGGTGGCTACTCTGAAACTCTAAAACAAGCGATCGAAAGATCTCACCAAGCGAATACACTTTTCGTAGCAGCAGCTGGTAACGAATCAAATAATAACGATTCAAACCCAACTTACCCTGCAACTTACGATGTGCCAAACGTACTTTCTGTTGCAGCTATTGATAACAGAGGTCAAATCGCTTCCTTCTCTAACTACGGTAAGAGCAAAGTACACGTTGGTGCTCCTGGTGTGAACGTTTACTCTTCAATCACAGGCACTGGCTATGATTCTTGGTCAGGTACTTCAATGGCAACTCCACACGTTTCAGGTATGGCTGTTCTTCTTGCTACGAACGAACCAAACCTAACTGGTGTTGAGATGAAAGAAAGAATTATTGCGACTTCACGTCCAATCTCAGGTCTACGCAATAAATCTAAAGGTGGTCTTGTAAACGCTCACGCGATGCTTACAAACACTCTTCCTGAGCCAGATGTAAATGATCCAGTTCATTGGCAATCAGTTTCTGTAAACGTGTCTACTCCTCATCCATATCCGTCAAATGCAAATGAGACATATGAAGTGAGTGTTCCGGGCGCTCGTCAAATTGCGATCTATTTCGATAAATTTGATACAGAAAGAACATACGATAAACTTGAGATCTACGATGCTACAGGTAAAAAAGTAGCGACTATCAGTGGAACAAATAACGAATCATTCACTGAGATCATCGAAGGCAGCTCTGCAAGACTTGTATTCACAAGTGATGGATCTGTTAACCGTTACGGTTTCGATATCACTAAAGTAGCTTTCAGATAGTTGTATCTAAAATGCGAATTAAAAAGGCCATCGAAAGATGGCCTTTTTGCTTTTAAGCATCATGAGGTGCTTGCCACAACTGATAGTAGAGTCCTTTTCTTGCAAGCAGTTCTGAGTGACTTCCCTGCTCGACCACACTCCCTTTGGCTAAGACATATATGATATCTGCGTGCAAAACCGTCGAGAGGCGATGAGCTATGACAATTGTGGTGCGATTCTTTGTCGCTTCCGCAAGAGAGCTTTGAATAAGAGCTTCAGTTTCATTGTCGATTGCTGATGTCGCTTCATCAAGAATCATCACGGGTGGATCTTTTAGAATCACTCGGGCTAAGCAAATGCGCTGCCTTTGTCCGCCAGAAAGCTTCTGTCCTCGCTCTCCGATAAGTGTATCAAGGCCCTGTGGTAGCTTTTCAATAAATTCCCATGCATGTGCCTTTTTAGCAGCTTCAATAACTTCTTCTTTGCTGGCGCCATCTTTTCCATAGGAAATATTTTCGAAAATGGTTCCGGGAAAAAGAAAAACATCCTGACTGACTAATCCAATACACTCACGCACATCGAGCGGATCAATCTCTTGAAGGTTTTCCCCAAGGAAATCCACATTTCCCTTTGAAAATGCATAAAACTTTAAGAGTAGTTTTGTGATGGTACTTTTGCCAGATCCTGTAGGCCCGACGATGGCCACGGTTTTTCCAGGAGGAATATCAATACTCACATCTTTTAAAATAGGAAATCCATCTTGATAAGAAAAATCGATATTGCGTAAGTGGATGCCCATGTGACGATTTAAATTAAGAGAAGCCTTAGAAGACTCCAAATTCACTTTGGCCTTTAATAAATCTAAAACTCGATCCGCTGAGGCCATCGCCCTTTCAAAGAGATCAATAGTGTCTGCAAGCCCCGTTAAGGGCCATAGAAGACGCTGTGTAAGAAAGACGAGCACTCCATAGGAACCAACGTTGAGCGTGCCATCAATGGCCATTTTACCACCAAAAACAAATGTCGTCAGAAAGCCTGACAGAACGGCCATGCGAATTAAGGGATTGAAGGCAGAAGAAACTCGAATGGCTTCTTTATTAGCTTCTAAGTAGTTCATGCTATCAGAGCTAACGTTTAAAGATTCTTGGCTTTTAGTATTAAAGCTACGAATCGTCGCCATGCCAGAAATATTATTAGCCAGTCTAGACCCAATGAGAGCGGCCTTCTCACGAACATTCAAATATAAAGGTGCTGCTTTTTTTTGAAAAACAAAGGCTCCCCATAGAATCACGGGAATTGGAAGAAACGCGAAGACCGCAATTTTCGGCGCCAATGCGAAGAAGACAATTCCAATGAGAAGCACGGCTGTGAACACTTGAATGAGGCTATTGATTCCCCCGTTTAAAAATCTTTCAAGTTGATTGACGTCATCGTTCA carries:
- a CDS encoding subtilase (COG1404 Subtilisin-like serine proteases), with the translated sequence MKGLIGRAVAAGLLLTGLNAYASAPESVPGEYIVKLKDSYSVKASANVLSQQLGSFVKDTIPGQNIVVIKRPVFELQNNVVKTLSENPLVDIVEPNYIYRINKTPNDPLLGNLWGMINNGQADSQRREGIAGIDIGAEAAWDITTGSRDVIVAVIDTGINFNHPDLKDNMWVNEAEANGVAGVDDDGNGIVDDIYGANFVTASSPTGNPLDDHGHGSHCAGTIGATGDDGKGIVGVAWNVRMMGVKFLSRSGSGSLDGALKSIDYATSMGAKILSNSWGGGGYSETLKQAIERSHQANTLFVAAAGNESNNNDSNPTYPATYDVPNVLSVAAIDNRGQIASFSNYGKSKVHVGAPGVNVYSSITGTGYDSWSGTSMATPHVSGMAVLLATNEPNLTGVEMKERIIATSRPISGLRNKSKGGLVNAHAMLTNTLPEPDVNDPVHWQSVSVNVSTPHPYPSNANETYEVSVPGARQIAIYFDKFDTERTYDKLEIYDATGKKVATISGTNNESFTEIIEGSSARLVFTSDGSVNRYGFDITKVAFR
- a CDS encoding ABC transporter ATP-binding protein (COG1132 ABC-type multidrug transport system, ATPase and permease components); its protein translation is MKNSSFNSFKRLLNYATKYKRDFKLGALFSFLNKAFDIAPEILIGIAIDVVTNQEQSFLAKLGVVEAHTQLIVLSLLTLIIWASESLFEYLLLIKWRGLAQALQHELRTEAYDHIQELDMSYFEDKNTGGLVAVLNDDVNQLERFLNGGINSLIQVFTAVLLIGIVFFALAPKIAVFAFLPIPVILWGAFVFQKKAAPLYLNVREKAALIGSRLANNISGMATIRSFNTKSQESLNVSSDSMNYLEANKEAIRVSSAFNPLIRMAVLSGFLTTFVFGGKMAIDGTLNVGSYGVLVFLTQRLLWPLTGLADTIDLFERAMASADRVLDLLKAKVNLESSKASLNLNRHMGIHLRNIDFSYQDGFPILKDVSIDIPPGKTVAIVGPTGSGKSTITKLLLKFYAFSKGNVDFLGENLQEIDPLDVRECIGLVSQDVFLFPGTIFENISYGKDGASKEEVIEAAKKAHAWEFIEKLPQGLDTLIGERGQKLSGGQRQRICLARVILKDPPVMILDEATSAIDNETEALIQSSLAEATKNRTTIVIAHRLSTVLHADIIYVLAKGSVVEQGSHSELLARKGLYYQLWQAPHDA
- a CDS encoding succinate dehydrogenase/fumarate reductase iron-sulfur subunit (COG0479 Succinate dehydrogenase/fumarate reductase, Fe-S protein subunit), producing the protein MSDKNIDLKLRVWRQKGPKDEGKFIEYDAKNVSVDASFLEMLDVVNEELVSKGDEPIAFDHDCREGICGTCGFMIDGEAHGKLRSTTVCQLHMRNFANGETLTLEPFRAEAFPVIQDLMVNRAAFDRIISSGGFVSQNTGNAQDANSILVAKADADEAMNSATCIGCGACVAACKNSSAALFTSAKISHMALLPQGQVERKERAERMVAAMDSEGFGACTTTGACEAACPKDIQLTNISRMNREFFKAITTKREKHSDGGAG